One stretch of Sinomonas terrae DNA includes these proteins:
- a CDS encoding beta-glucosidase — MSTSSTALAGPWSDPARPAAERAAALIAELTIEEKVAQLYGVWVGASDQGGEVAPHQHEMEEGVDFDELLPSGLGQLTRPFGTAPVDPALGALSLMRTQRRIVAENRFGIPALAHEECLAGFATWGATAYPVPLSWGATFNPELVQQMSSSIGHDMRSVGVHQGLAPVLDVVRDPRWGRVEETIGEDPYLVGSIATAYIKGLESSGIVATLKHFVGYSASKAGRNLAPVSIGRRELADVLLPPFEMAVRESGVRSVMHAYTDIDGVPSAADRDLLTGLLRETWDFEGTVVADYFGIAFLRTLHAVAGSWEEAAEQALSAGVDVELPTVKAYGAPLAEAVRAGRIKEELLDRALERVLIQKIQLGMLDPEWSPVPEALQNADLSDPSALRETIDLDSPRNRALARELAEQAVVLLANDGILPLAAPKQIAVIGPTANDPMAVLGCYSFPAHVGAQHPETPIGLRLPTLLESLKEEFPASEITFLQGTSIDGGELDELADAAQAAADADLVVLALGDRAGLFGRGTSGEGCDAGSLALPGAQQALLDQVLAAGTPAVVVLLSGRPYALSRQTRSEAGAIVQAFFPGEEGTAAIAGVLSGRVNPSGRLPVSVPGHPDAQPATYLAPALGRKTSVSNIDPTPAFAFGHGLSYTSFEWSDLEADADTMSTDGNVRLTVRVRNAGARSGSDVVQLYLHDPVASVVRPLQRLIGYQRIDLDTAEEALLTFTVPADLVSFTGRDGRRIVEPGEIVLGLGRSSADIVLRRSVTLTGPTRVVDHTRALHPLCTVSTSDPTAARAHEESDFA; from the coding sequence ATGTCCACGTCAAGTACTGCCCTGGCGGGCCCTTGGAGCGACCCTGCCCGGCCTGCTGCCGAGCGGGCGGCCGCCTTGATCGCCGAATTGACCATCGAGGAAAAGGTGGCCCAGCTCTACGGCGTGTGGGTCGGCGCCTCCGATCAGGGCGGCGAGGTCGCTCCCCACCAGCACGAGATGGAAGAGGGGGTCGATTTCGACGAACTCCTGCCTTCTGGGCTCGGCCAGCTGACCCGGCCGTTCGGGACCGCACCCGTCGACCCGGCGCTCGGCGCGCTCTCACTCATGCGGACCCAGCGGCGGATCGTGGCTGAGAACCGGTTTGGGATCCCCGCCCTCGCGCACGAAGAGTGCCTCGCGGGCTTCGCCACGTGGGGCGCAACGGCATACCCCGTTCCGCTCTCATGGGGTGCCACCTTCAACCCGGAGCTCGTCCAGCAGATGAGTTCGAGCATTGGGCACGACATGCGCTCCGTCGGCGTCCATCAGGGGCTCGCCCCCGTCCTCGATGTCGTGCGGGATCCGCGCTGGGGCCGCGTCGAGGAAACCATCGGTGAGGACCCCTATCTGGTTGGAAGCATCGCCACCGCCTACATCAAGGGCCTCGAGAGCTCGGGCATCGTCGCCACCCTCAAGCATTTTGTTGGATACTCGGCGTCGAAGGCCGGCCGGAATCTCGCGCCCGTCTCGATAGGCCGCCGCGAGCTCGCCGACGTCCTGCTGCCGCCCTTCGAGATGGCGGTCCGGGAATCAGGAGTCCGGTCGGTCATGCATGCGTACACCGACATCGATGGCGTTCCTTCCGCTGCCGACAGAGACTTGCTCACCGGGCTGCTTCGGGAGACTTGGGACTTCGAGGGGACGGTTGTCGCGGACTACTTCGGCATCGCCTTCCTCCGGACCCTGCACGCGGTCGCCGGCTCCTGGGAGGAGGCCGCCGAACAGGCCCTGAGCGCAGGAGTCGACGTCGAACTGCCCACCGTGAAGGCGTACGGTGCACCTCTCGCCGAGGCCGTACGTGCAGGCCGGATCAAGGAAGAACTCCTCGACCGGGCTCTCGAGCGGGTGCTCATCCAGAAGATCCAGCTCGGCATGCTGGACCCCGAGTGGTCGCCGGTCCCGGAGGCGCTGCAGAACGCTGACCTCTCCGACCCGTCGGCCCTCCGGGAGACCATCGATCTGGACAGCCCGCGGAACCGCGCGCTTGCCCGGGAACTGGCCGAGCAGGCGGTTGTGCTGCTCGCCAATGACGGGATCCTGCCGCTGGCGGCTCCGAAGCAGATCGCGGTGATCGGCCCGACCGCGAACGACCCCATGGCCGTCCTCGGCTGCTACTCGTTCCCCGCACACGTTGGGGCGCAGCACCCCGAGACACCCATCGGACTGCGGCTGCCGACCCTTCTCGAGTCCCTCAAGGAGGAGTTCCCGGCAAGCGAGATCACCTTCCTTCAGGGCACGAGCATCGACGGCGGTGAGCTTGATGAACTGGCGGACGCCGCTCAAGCGGCGGCCGACGCCGATCTCGTCGTCCTCGCCTTGGGCGACCGCGCTGGCCTGTTCGGAAGAGGGACCAGCGGTGAAGGCTGTGACGCCGGTTCGCTGGCTCTGCCCGGGGCTCAGCAGGCGCTCCTGGACCAGGTCCTCGCGGCTGGGACACCCGCCGTCGTCGTGCTTCTCTCAGGGCGACCCTACGCGCTGAGTCGCCAGACGCGCTCCGAAGCCGGGGCGATCGTCCAGGCCTTCTTCCCGGGAGAGGAGGGTACGGCCGCCATCGCGGGTGTCCTCAGCGGAAGGGTGAATCCTTCCGGACGTCTCCCCGTCAGCGTTCCCGGCCACCCCGACGCCCAGCCCGCCACCTACCTCGCCCCCGCTCTGGGCCGGAAGACCTCCGTCTCGAACATCGACCCGACCCCTGCTTTCGCCTTCGGGCACGGACTCAGCTACACGAGCTTCGAATGGAGCGACCTCGAGGCGGACGCCGACACCATGTCCACCGACGGAAACGTGCGGCTCACGGTTCGGGTCCGGAATGCGGGCGCGCGGAGTGGGTCCGACGTCGTCCAGCTCTACCTGCATGATCCGGTCGCCTCGGTCGTGCGGCCCCTCCAGCGACTCATCGGCTATCAGCGGATCGATCTGGACACAGCGGAAGAAGCCCTGCTCACGTTCACGGTGCCTGCTGATCTCGTCTCGTTCACAGGCCGGGACGGGAGGCGGATCGTTGAACCCGGCGAGATCGTCCTGGGGTTGGGCCGGTCCAGTGCCGATATCGTGCTCCGCCGCAGTGTGACCCTGACCGGGCCAACCAGGGTGGTCGACCATACGCGCGCGCTCCACCCGCTTTGCACTGTCTCAACCAGTGACCCGACAGCCGCCCGCGCTCACGAGGAGAGCGATTTCGCCTGA
- a CDS encoding GolD/DthD family dehydrogenase, with product MDESFAGKTAVVTGAASGIGYTVARHFAERGARVVGVDLAERVVELMGELAGSGHHGIVKDLTEPTAATQVFEEVQQFVGTPHILVNSAGIALLDSATDVSAERWKATLDVNLSASFYMAQAAGRIMLEAGYGRIINLASQAAVVGLDQHAAYCASKAAIVGLTRVLSLEWARRGITVNAVSPTVVETPLGKAAWAGEKGEKAKAEIPVGRFAQPEEVAALIGFLASDAAAMITGENVLIDGGFTSV from the coding sequence ATGGATGAATCGTTCGCGGGGAAGACCGCTGTCGTCACAGGAGCTGCCAGCGGGATCGGGTACACAGTGGCCCGCCACTTTGCGGAGCGCGGGGCGCGCGTGGTGGGGGTGGACTTGGCGGAGCGCGTTGTAGAACTCATGGGGGAGCTCGCGGGCTCGGGGCACCATGGGATAGTCAAGGACCTGACGGAGCCGACGGCGGCCACGCAGGTCTTCGAAGAGGTCCAGCAATTCGTGGGGACGCCGCACATTCTGGTCAACTCAGCGGGCATTGCCCTGCTCGACTCCGCTACTGATGTCTCCGCCGAGCGGTGGAAGGCCACTTTGGATGTCAATCTCAGCGCAAGCTTCTACATGGCTCAAGCAGCCGGGCGGATCATGCTCGAAGCCGGGTACGGGCGCATCATCAATCTCGCTTCCCAAGCGGCGGTAGTCGGGCTCGATCAGCACGCTGCCTATTGCGCGAGCAAGGCCGCCATCGTCGGGCTGACGCGGGTCCTCTCGCTTGAATGGGCGCGTCGGGGGATCACCGTGAACGCCGTCTCGCCCACCGTCGTCGAGACGCCGTTGGGCAAGGCTGCCTGGGCGGGGGAGAAAGGCGAGAAGGCCAAGGCTGAAATCCCAGTGGGCCGCTTCGCCCAGCCGGAGGAGGTCGCCGCCCTCATCGGGTTCCTCGCGAGCGACGCGGCGGCGATGATCACGGGCGAAAATGTGCTCATCGACGGCGGATTCACCTCGGTCTGA
- a CDS encoding alpha/beta fold hydrolase has translation MPIAHVRGLNLYYEVHGSGYPLLLIGGLGASVALHKELIAGFSAAHQVIAFDNRGAGQSDKPDVPYSIPMMALDALALMEALEIEQADVVGISMGGRIALELAADHPGRVRKLVLVSTSAAGTGRIRMSLPMRLMSALIRLPGLRRLDPQPRYAHLRQREAATGYDGTAQLPRIHAPTLVVHGRRDRTIPIERAEQLHAGIGGSEFEAFDGGHAFSLMPRQKEFIDRINAFLSE, from the coding sequence GTGCCCATTGCCCACGTGCGCGGCCTGAACCTGTACTACGAGGTACATGGGAGCGGCTATCCGCTCCTGCTCATCGGAGGGCTCGGCGCGTCGGTCGCGCTGCACAAGGAACTCATCGCCGGGTTCTCAGCCGCACACCAGGTCATCGCGTTCGACAACCGCGGGGCCGGGCAGAGCGACAAGCCGGATGTTCCATATTCCATCCCCATGATGGCGCTCGACGCACTCGCCTTGATGGAGGCGCTCGAAATCGAGCAGGCCGACGTCGTCGGCATCTCCATGGGCGGGAGAATCGCGCTGGAACTCGCAGCCGACCATCCGGGAAGGGTGCGCAAGCTCGTCCTCGTCAGCACCTCTGCAGCCGGGACCGGCCGGATCAGGATGTCGCTGCCGATGCGGCTCATGAGCGCCCTGATCCGGCTCCCCGGTTTGCGGAGGCTCGACCCCCAGCCGCGCTATGCGCACCTTCGACAGCGGGAAGCGGCAACGGGATATGACGGCACAGCACAATTGCCGCGTATACACGCCCCGACGCTCGTCGTGCACGGCCGGAGGGACCGCACCATTCCAATTGAGCGCGCGGAACAATTGCACGCAGGAATCGGCGGCTCCGAATTCGAGGCGTTCGACGGCGGCCACGCGTTCTCGCTGATGCCGCGCCAGAAGGAATTCATCGACCGGATCAATGCCTTCCTGTCCGAATGA
- a CDS encoding NmrA family NAD(P)-binding protein: MSTSPDLVVGGTGHLGGQVVTALLERGNSVRALVRPASDASRLQAAGRHLRH, from the coding sequence GTGAGTACATCCCCGGATTTGGTTGTGGGCGGCACAGGGCATCTCGGCGGCCAAGTCGTCACGGCCCTGCTCGAGCGTGGCAACTCGGTCCGAGCCCTTGTTCGCCCGGCTTCCGACGCTTCCCGGCTGCAGGCAGCAGGGCGACACCTCCGACATTGA
- a CDS encoding OmpA/MotB family protein has translation MSPRRRRPLKKPAPFHVDERWAISYMDMITVLFCLFVVLFAMSTVDQNKFDKLRNSLATGFGTTVTQKIDTATGTVVPPDQVNKDAQGFTNLDLAIKEVDRLTALEKQMNDRLTTEGLAQDVQFQIDQRGLTVKLVGSETFFQPDSSELTQRAHQVLDAVTPVMVPTNLEVSIEGHAANAITAYPSVWELSAERATKVLRYMVEQDGLPGPRVGATGYGSSRPVNADKTEAEHEQNRRVDIVVLSDQPETVRALIPEALKARVSQK, from the coding sequence GTGAGCCCGCGTCGTCGTCGTCCGCTCAAGAAGCCCGCTCCCTTCCACGTCGATGAGCGCTGGGCCATTTCCTATATGGACATGATCACGGTCCTCTTCTGCCTCTTTGTGGTGCTGTTCGCGATGTCCACGGTGGATCAGAACAAATTCGACAAGCTGAGGAATTCGCTCGCGACGGGATTTGGAACAACGGTCACCCAGAAGATCGACACGGCGACCGGAACAGTCGTCCCTCCGGATCAGGTGAACAAGGACGCGCAGGGCTTCACGAATCTCGATCTTGCGATCAAGGAAGTAGACCGGCTCACAGCCCTCGAGAAGCAGATGAACGATCGCCTTACCACCGAAGGTCTCGCCCAGGACGTGCAGTTCCAGATCGACCAGCGTGGCCTGACCGTCAAGCTCGTCGGGTCTGAAACGTTCTTCCAGCCCGACAGTTCAGAACTCACCCAACGCGCCCATCAGGTGCTCGACGCCGTCACCCCAGTCATGGTGCCGACGAACCTCGAGGTCTCGATCGAGGGGCATGCCGCGAATGCGATCACTGCCTACCCGTCCGTGTGGGAACTTTCCGCAGAGCGCGCCACGAAGGTGCTGCGCTACATGGTCGAGCAAGACGGGCTCCCCGGTCCCCGCGTGGGCGCTACCGGGTACGGCTCGTCCCGGCCGGTCAACGCGGACAAGACCGAGGCGGAGCACGAGCAGAACAGACGGGTCGACATTGTCGTCCTGTCCGACCAGCCGGAGACGGTGCGCGCGCTAATTCCCGAGGCGCTCAAGGCCCGGGTGAGTCAGAAGTAG
- a CDS encoding aldo/keto reductase, whose amino-acid sequence MTLATRPLGSTGLKVTELCVGTSPLASMARLYGYDVSDERAVATIEAVLASPIRFIDTSNGYGEHGEAEKRIGLALAKSGGLPADVVLATKVDPDPITGDFSGKRVFASYEESLVRLGVDRVPLLYLHDPERIPFEEAVAPGGAVEALVQLRQEGRVDQIGVAGGPVQLLAQYLDTGNFDVLLSHNRYTLLDRSAEPLFASAHERGIGVVNAAPFGGGMLAKGPDVQSKYGYGERDEQIADAARAMGAACARHGFPLAAAALQFSLRAPFIDATVVGVSSPERVGQTLEYAALEIPEALWAELETLVPPSECWLN is encoded by the coding sequence GTGACCCTCGCCACCCGGCCCCTCGGCTCCACCGGCCTCAAGGTCACCGAGCTCTGCGTGGGCACGAGCCCGCTGGCCAGCATGGCGCGGCTCTACGGCTACGACGTGAGCGACGAGCGGGCGGTTGCGACCATCGAGGCTGTCCTCGCCAGCCCGATCCGCTTCATCGACACCTCCAACGGTTATGGCGAGCACGGCGAGGCAGAGAAGCGCATCGGGCTCGCCCTCGCCAAGAGCGGCGGGCTCCCGGCCGACGTCGTGCTTGCAACAAAGGTCGACCCGGACCCGATCACGGGCGATTTCTCGGGCAAACGGGTATTCGCCTCCTACGAGGAGAGCCTCGTGCGGCTCGGCGTCGACCGGGTGCCGCTCCTGTACCTGCATGACCCGGAGCGGATCCCCTTCGAGGAGGCCGTCGCCCCTGGGGGCGCGGTGGAGGCCCTCGTACAGCTACGCCAGGAGGGAAGGGTCGACCAGATCGGGGTTGCGGGAGGACCTGTGCAATTGCTCGCCCAGTACCTCGACACGGGCAACTTCGATGTCCTGCTGAGCCACAACCGCTACACGCTGCTCGACCGCTCGGCGGAGCCGCTCTTCGCCTCCGCGCACGAGCGGGGTATCGGCGTCGTCAATGCCGCCCCCTTCGGTGGGGGCATGCTCGCGAAGGGGCCGGACGTGCAGAGCAAATACGGCTACGGCGAGCGCGACGAGCAGATTGCCGATGCCGCTCGCGCGATGGGCGCGGCCTGCGCTCGGCATGGCTTCCCGCTCGCAGCGGCCGCGCTGCAGTTCTCGCTCCGGGCGCCTTTCATCGATGCGACTGTTGTCGGCGTCTCCTCTCCTGAGCGCGTAGGCCAGACCCTCGAGTACGCGGCTCTGGAGATTCCGGAAGCGCTGTGGGCCGAGCTGGAGACCCTGGTCCCGCCGAGCGAATGCTGGCTGAACTGA
- a CDS encoding flagellar FlbD family protein, producing MIVVTRLNGSRFAVNPDLIERVQENPDTTLVMVGGTTYVVRESLADVIELVAGYRALVLATARGLPTFEGQHLSLVPPPEDEPGPTTATPLRPGQH from the coding sequence ATGATCGTTGTCACCCGGCTCAACGGGTCCCGCTTTGCGGTCAATCCCGATCTCATCGAGCGCGTTCAGGAGAATCCTGACACGACGCTCGTCATGGTCGGGGGCACGACGTATGTGGTGCGGGAGAGCCTCGCCGACGTCATCGAGCTTGTCGCGGGCTACCGGGCTCTCGTCCTCGCGACGGCCCGCGGGCTGCCGACCTTCGAAGGCCAGCATCTGAGCCTTGTTCCGCCTCCCGAGGACGAGCCTGGGCCAACGACCGCTACACCCCTGCGGCCCGGACAGCATTAG
- a CDS encoding NAD-dependent epimerase/dehydratase family protein produces MPNEDQILSYDAAPLKVLFLGGTGTISASCVRLAAAHGMAITVLNRGANRAGRSLPPEVEQLTGDVTDNESVRAALGGRKFDAVVNFLSYDEDDVARWVALFAGRTRQYVHISSGSIYAKPVLVTPITESTPVGPNPPLPYATAKWRAELALARAYREQGFPVTVVRPSYTYDDANPPLPGGWTVIDRIARGAEIPVHGDGTSLWTLTHAEDFAQGLVGLLGSDRAIGETFHITGDDVLTWDQIYTLFATALGVEPRLVHVASELYPVVAPEWFWSGEFVGDLGHSAVFDNSKIRRFVPGFTPRLTFERAVRRMLEWREAHPETAAGDAATEAILDRIVDAYHAAHQAFADRAPALAEDAS; encoded by the coding sequence ATGCCTAACGAAGATCAAATCCTCAGCTACGACGCGGCGCCCCTCAAGGTGCTGTTCCTCGGCGGCACGGGGACCATCAGCGCTTCCTGCGTGCGGCTCGCCGCCGCCCACGGCATGGCGATTACGGTACTCAACCGGGGCGCCAACCGGGCAGGGCGCTCCCTCCCACCGGAGGTCGAGCAGCTCACCGGAGACGTGACCGACAACGAGTCGGTGCGCGCCGCGCTCGGCGGCCGCAAGTTCGACGCCGTCGTCAACTTCCTTTCCTATGACGAGGACGACGTCGCCCGGTGGGTCGCGCTGTTCGCCGGGCGCACGCGGCAGTACGTCCACATCAGCTCCGGCTCGATCTACGCCAAGCCGGTCCTCGTCACCCCCATCACCGAATCGACGCCAGTCGGCCCCAACCCACCGCTGCCGTACGCGACTGCGAAATGGCGCGCCGAGCTCGCGCTCGCCCGCGCGTACCGTGAGCAGGGCTTTCCCGTCACCGTGGTCCGTCCCTCCTACACGTACGACGACGCCAACCCGCCGCTGCCGGGCGGCTGGACGGTCATCGACCGCATCGCGCGCGGGGCTGAGATCCCCGTACACGGCGATGGCACCTCGCTCTGGACGCTCACGCACGCGGAGGATTTCGCGCAGGGACTCGTCGGGCTGCTCGGAAGCGATCGGGCCATCGGCGAAACGTTCCACATCACTGGGGACGACGTCCTCACGTGGGACCAGATCTACACCTTGTTCGCCACGGCCCTCGGCGTTGAGCCTCGCCTCGTGCATGTGGCAAGCGAGCTCTACCCGGTCGTGGCGCCCGAATGGTTCTGGTCCGGCGAGTTCGTCGGCGACCTCGGCCATTCCGCGGTTTTCGACAACTCGAAGATCCGCCGCTTCGTCCCGGGCTTCACCCCACGGCTCACGTTCGAGCGGGCCGTACGGCGAATGCTCGAGTGGCGCGAGGCCCACCCCGAGACGGCGGCGGGCGACGCCGCCACGGAGGCAATCCTCGACCGCATCGTCGACGCGTACCACGCAGCCCACCAGGCGTTCGCCGATCGGGCGCCGGCACTCGCGGAGGATGCATCGTGA
- a CDS encoding Gfo/Idh/MocA family protein — MLAELMERAPLRVGLLGAAGIAPAAMINPARRRNDVELVAVASRRRAGEFAERHRIPTAYSHYEELLADDSIGLVYIALPPSEHARWTIAALEAGKDVLCEKPMAMNAAEAEKVLAATQSTGKRAFEAFHDYYHPLQAWVRDFLESGALGSPVSVKATFNGANPFDPTSIRHVPELGGGALMDLGCYPVHWVRTLFGEPRIAHATAERNRLGVDVWIEALAEFDGGVHGVVSASMKPDATLESSLTVIGEAGSLRVDNLVFPARGHSIQIERDGVTHISTVAGLDTYDHQLAAVIDGLRSGKPLATEGPDYLGNMAAIDAIYAAAGIR; from the coding sequence ATGCTGGCTGAACTGATGGAGAGGGCCCCTCTCCGGGTCGGCCTGTTGGGCGCCGCCGGCATTGCACCGGCCGCAATGATCAATCCCGCACGACGCCGAAACGACGTCGAGCTCGTCGCCGTCGCCTCCCGCCGTCGTGCGGGGGAATTTGCCGAGCGGCACCGAATTCCAACCGCCTACTCTCACTACGAAGAACTCCTCGCCGACGATTCGATCGGACTCGTCTATATCGCGCTGCCGCCCTCGGAGCACGCGCGGTGGACAATTGCTGCGCTCGAGGCCGGAAAGGACGTCCTCTGCGAGAAGCCGATGGCCATGAACGCGGCGGAGGCGGAGAAGGTTCTGGCGGCGACGCAGAGCACGGGCAAAAGGGCATTCGAAGCGTTCCACGACTACTACCACCCGCTCCAAGCATGGGTCCGCGATTTTCTCGAATCGGGTGCGCTGGGCTCGCCGGTTTCAGTCAAGGCAACATTCAACGGCGCGAATCCCTTCGATCCCACCTCGATCCGCCACGTGCCCGAACTGGGCGGCGGAGCGCTCATGGATCTCGGCTGCTATCCGGTGCACTGGGTGCGGACTCTGTTCGGCGAACCCCGGATTGCCCACGCAACAGCGGAACGTAATCGCCTGGGGGTGGACGTGTGGATTGAGGCGCTTGCCGAGTTCGACGGCGGGGTGCACGGGGTTGTGAGCGCGAGCATGAAACCGGATGCCACGCTCGAGTCCAGCCTCACTGTCATTGGCGAGGCGGGGAGCCTGCGCGTCGACAACCTCGTCTTTCCAGCCCGCGGGCATTCAATTCAAATTGAACGTGATGGTGTCACACACATTTCGACTGTCGCTGGTCTGGATACCTACGACCATCAACTCGCCGCGGTGATTGACGGCCTCCGTTCGGGGAAACCGCTCGCAACAGAGGGGCCCGACTATCTTGGCAATATGGCAGCCATCGACGCGATTTACGCTGCCGCAGGAATTCGTTAA
- a CDS encoding motility protein A, giving the protein MDPSIVIGLVLAFGSVVAIVTMEGASVTALLLPPPMILVFGATLAVGLAGNTLKDTFQAFKAMPKALMCKAPKPQESIDRIIALAEKARAEGLLSLESEATDAKDPFLARALQNVADGTDGEELRIMMEDEIGTRSRADQANARFFAALGGYAPTIGIIGTVVSLTHVLENLSDPTSLGPMIASAFVATLWGLLSANFIWLPFSSRIARLSELEIERMTLVMEGILAVQEGAQPMLLADRLRAMVPDHHFKGKGKADAKENVRAAA; this is encoded by the coding sequence ATGGATCCTTCAATCGTCATCGGCCTCGTCTTGGCCTTCGGCTCGGTGGTCGCGATCGTGACCATGGAGGGAGCGAGCGTCACGGCGCTCCTCCTCCCGCCGCCCATGATCCTCGTCTTCGGCGCGACGCTCGCCGTCGGCCTCGCCGGCAACACGCTCAAGGACACGTTCCAAGCGTTCAAAGCCATGCCGAAGGCGCTCATGTGCAAGGCCCCGAAGCCGCAGGAGAGCATCGACCGCATCATCGCCCTCGCGGAGAAGGCTCGTGCCGAGGGGCTTCTCTCGCTCGAGTCGGAAGCGACCGACGCGAAGGACCCGTTCCTCGCGCGCGCCCTGCAGAACGTCGCGGATGGCACCGACGGCGAGGAACTCCGCATCATGATGGAGGACGAGATCGGCACGCGCTCGCGGGCGGATCAGGCGAACGCCCGCTTCTTCGCCGCGCTCGGCGGGTACGCACCGACCATCGGCATCATCGGCACCGTGGTCTCCCTCACCCACGTACTCGAGAACCTCTCCGACCCCACGAGCCTCGGCCCGATGATCGCGAGTGCCTTCGTCGCGACGCTCTGGGGACTCCTCTCCGCCAACTTCATCTGGCTGCCGTTCTCCTCCCGCATCGCGCGACTGTCCGAACTTGAGATCGAGCGGATGACGCTCGTGATGGAGGGCATTCTCGCCGTGCAGGAAGGCGCGCAGCCGATGCTTCTCGCCGACCGTCTCCGCGCGATGGTCCCCGACCACCATTTCAAAGGCAAGGGGAAAGCCGACGCGAAGGAGAACGTGAGGGCTGCAGCGTGA
- a CDS encoding LacI family DNA-binding transcriptional regulator, protein MVNEATRDMPGTRATLSEVAALANVSVATVSKVLNGRSGVSDETRSRIESLLEERNYNRRLSAQSTAPLIEVLCFEIDSPFAGAAISGIEHAAREQGIGIVLASAEESHLPGPGWVDGVLRRQPLGVILVAALLPDKDLARLRSRAIPIVMMDPYGAPATDAPSIGSADWNGGFLATQHLIQLGHKRIAIITGPESMMASTARLSGYRAALEAAGIAVRRDYIRPGTFHRDDGVVEGRELLSAAEPPTAIFASSDLQALGVYEAARSLGLRIPDDLSVVGYDDLAIAQWVGPTLTTVRVPLAEMAEQAMHLVLRLRDEPELAFSRVDMATSLVVRESSTAPRA, encoded by the coding sequence ATGGTGAACGAGGCGACCCGCGACATGCCGGGCACACGGGCAACGCTTTCAGAGGTCGCCGCGCTTGCGAATGTGTCGGTTGCAACCGTCTCGAAGGTCCTGAACGGACGCAGCGGCGTATCCGACGAAACTCGCAGCCGCATCGAGTCACTGCTCGAGGAACGCAACTACAACCGTCGGCTGAGCGCCCAGAGCACTGCGCCGCTGATCGAGGTGCTCTGCTTCGAGATTGACAGCCCATTCGCCGGCGCCGCCATTTCGGGGATCGAGCATGCCGCCCGCGAACAGGGCATCGGCATCGTCCTCGCGAGCGCCGAGGAATCGCATCTGCCAGGCCCGGGATGGGTTGACGGAGTGCTCCGACGCCAGCCGCTAGGCGTCATCCTGGTCGCCGCATTGCTGCCCGACAAGGATCTGGCGCGGCTAAGGAGCCGTGCGATCCCGATCGTGATGATGGACCCTTACGGCGCGCCTGCAACGGATGCCCCGTCCATCGGATCGGCTGACTGGAACGGCGGATTCCTCGCCACACAGCACCTGATCCAACTGGGGCACAAGCGAATTGCCATCATCACCGGCCCGGAAAGCATGATGGCCTCGACTGCCCGGCTCTCAGGCTACCGAGCAGCGCTCGAGGCCGCCGGCATCGCGGTTCGCCGGGACTACATCCGTCCTGGTACGTTCCACCGGGACGACGGCGTGGTCGAAGGACGGGAGCTCCTCTCCGCTGCCGAGCCGCCCACGGCGATCTTCGCGTCGAGCGACCTTCAGGCCCTCGGCGTCTACGAGGCTGCCCGCTCGCTCGGCCTCCGCATTCCCGACGACCTCTCCGTGGTCGGTTACGACGACCTTGCGATCGCCCAGTGGGTCGGGCCGACCCTGACAACTGTGAGGGTCCCGCTCGCCGAAATGGCCGAGCAGGCGATGCACCTCGTCCTACGGCTTCGTGACGAGCCCGAGCTTGCGTTCAGCCGTGTCGACATGGCGACCTCACTCGTAGTGCGCGAGAGCAGCACCGCGCCCCGCGCTTAG
- a CDS encoding DUF4193 family protein → MADYDELRPDVKESQEDSLEAVKSANAPDPRSVVRDLDGDDEGEGVPGGELVDAELTVRLVPQGEDEFVCQSCFLVRHRSQIARVDGEAAYCADCEA, encoded by the coding sequence TTGGCTGACTACGACGAGCTCCGCCCGGACGTCAAGGAGTCCCAGGAGGACTCGCTCGAGGCGGTCAAGTCCGCCAACGCACCTGATCCGCGCAGCGTCGTCCGCGACCTCGACGGCGACGACGAGGGGGAGGGCGTCCCAGGTGGGGAGCTCGTGGACGCAGAGCTCACCGTCCGGCTCGTCCCGCAGGGCGAGGACGAGTTCGTCTGCCAGTCCTGCTTCCTGGTCCGCCATCGCTCGCAGATCGCCAGAGTGGACGGCGAGGCGGCGTACTGCGCCGACTGCGAGGCCTGA
- a CDS encoding tautomerase family protein yields the protein MKEGRERARLQLRALISALHKAAQGSVEALRENMTVIIREVATEHWSKADVTIAERDALRNASHER from the coding sequence ATGAAAGAAGGTCGGGAACGAGCGAGACTGCAGTTGCGAGCCCTCATCTCCGCACTCCACAAAGCGGCGCAAGGAAGCGTCGAGGCCTTACGCGAGAATATGACTGTGATCATTCGGGAGGTTGCTACGGAGCACTGGTCGAAAGCGGACGTGACTATCGCGGAGCGTGATGCTCTGAGGAACGCTTCGCACGAGCGTTAG